A section of the Papio anubis isolate 15944 chromosome 4, Panubis1.0, whole genome shotgun sequence genome encodes:
- the LOC116274647 gene encoding LOW QUALITY PROTEIN: keratin-associated protein 23-1 (The sequence of the model RefSeq protein was modified relative to this genomic sequence to represent the inferred CDS: inserted 1 base in 1 codon; substituted 1 base at 1 genomic stop codon), whose translation MTIFLVHLKLAVNSPADISYNCYSGNFSSHXCGGYLRYPGFSCGSSYPSNLVYSTXPLVSQHLTAGLFSLQGLSGDLLGTPWVPDILYSVQHLPDLLLPP comes from the exons ATGACGATCTTTTTAGTTCATTTAAAGTTGGCAG TCAACTCTCCCGCCGACATATCCTACAACTGTTACTCTGGAAACTTCTCCTCCC CTTGTGGGGGCTACCTGCGCTACCCAGGCTTCTCTTGTGGCTCTTCCTACCCTAGCAACCTGGTCTACAGCACCTGACCTCTGGTATCCCAGCACCTGACAGCTGGGCTCTTCTCTCTACAGGGGCTATCAGGAGACCTGCTGGGAACTCCCTGGGTTCCAGACATACTGTATAGTGTCCAGCATCTGCCAGACCTCCTGCTACCGCCCTAG
- the LOC116274589 gene encoding keratin-associated protein 15-1-like, whose translation MSYNYSSRNFSSCCFGGYLGYPVSIYNSFYPSNGIYSPNTCQLGFSLYNACQETYCELTSFQTSCTLAKSYQTSCYHPKNSIFRSPHQTNYIGSLGCGNTGLGSLGYGSIGFPSLDCGSNFYHLTIFSSRNFQETCY comes from the coding sequence ATGTCTTACAACTATAGCTCTAGAAACTTCTCCTCCTGCTGTTTTGGAGGTTACCTAGGGTATCCAGTTTCCATTTATAATTCGTTCTACCCCAGCAATGGCATCTATTCTCCAAATACCTGCCAACTGGGCTTCTCTCTCTACAACGCCTGTCAGGAAACCTACTGTGAGCTCACCAGCTTTCAGACATCCTGCACTTTGGCCAAATCGTATCAGACATCCTGCTACCACCCAAAGAATTCCATCTTCCGCAGTCCCCACCAGACTAACTACATAGGATCCCTTGGATGTGGAAACACTGGCCTTGGATCTCTTGGTTATGGAAGCATTGGCTTCCCATCTCTGGACTGTGGGTCCAACTTCTACCACCTAACTATCTTTTCATCCAGGAATTTCCAGGAAACTTGTTACTAA